A stretch of Lepisosteus oculatus isolate fLepOcu1 chromosome 11, fLepOcu1.hap2, whole genome shotgun sequence DNA encodes these proteins:
- the stc2b gene encoding stanniocalcin-2 isoform X1, which translates to MIVKCAIILLIFAVFEQAVGTDITDHHENPQDKPAIQQKGRLSLQNTAEIQHCLVNAGDVGCGVFECFENNSCEIRGLQEICMTFLHNAGKFDSQGKSFIKDALKCMAHGLRHRFSCISRKCPAIKDMVFQLQRECYIKHNLCSAAKDNVNVMVEMIHFQDLFPKGPYVELVNILLSCGEEVKEAITRSVRLQCELNWGALCDSLSFCSFSRQEEHASQLTPAPEPRKQGDPPHRAPAADPAQPPPESERDHPRTSRQGEREKGGKAHAGPQPRSRGQGSRRSSIEADKAEQDEPETTDIRR; encoded by the exons ATGATAGTAAAATGTGCGATAATTCTCCTGATTTTTGCAGTCTTCGAACAAGCGGTGGGGACGGATATTACTGATCATCACGAAAACCCGCAAGACAAACCAGCTATCCAGCAGAAAGGACGGCTTTCTCTGCAAAACACAG CTGAAATCCAACATTGCCTAGTAAACGCTGGGGATGTAGGATGCGGCGTTTTTGAGTGTTTCGAAAACAACTCCTGCGAGATCAGGGGACTGCAGGAGATCTGCATGACATTCCTGCACAATGCGGGGAAGTTTGATTCGCAG GGTAAATCCTTCATCAAAGACGCTCTGAAGTGTATGGCTCACGGGCTGAGGCACAGGTTCAGCTGCATCAGCCGCAAGTGTCCAGCCATCAAGGACATGGTGtttcagctgcagagagagtGCTACATCAAGCACAACCTCTGCTCCGCGGCCAAGGACAACGTCAACGTCATGGTGGAGATGATCCATTTCCAGGACCTGTTTCCCAAAGG GCCCTACGTGGAGCTGGTGAACATCCTGCTGAGCTGcggggaggaggtgaaggaggCGATAACGCGCAGCGTGCGCCTGCAGTGCGAGCTGAACTGGGGCGCGCTGTGCGACAGCCTCAGTTTCTGCTCCTTCTCCAGGCAAGAGGAGCACGCCTCCCAACTGACCCCGGCGCCCGAGCCCCGGAAACAAGGGGACCCCCCGCACCGCGCCCCTGCCGCTGACCCGGCTCAGCCGCCCCCCGAAAGCGAACGGGACCACCCCCGGACCTCGAggcaaggagagagagagaaggggggcAAGGCCCACGCCGGACCCCAGCCCCGAAGTCGCGGCCAGGGCTCGCGGCGCTCCAGCATCGAGGCGGACAAGGCTGAGCAAGACGAGCCCGAGACCACAGACATCCGGAGGTGA
- the stc2b gene encoding stanniocalcin-2 isoform X2, with translation MIVKCAIILLIFAVFEQAVGTDITDHHENPQDKPAIQQKGRLSLQNTAEIQHCLVNAGDVGCGVFECFENNSCEIRGLQEICMTFLHNAGKFDSQGKSFIKDALKCMAHGLRHRFSCISRKCPAIKDMVFQLQRECYIKHNLCSAAKDNVNVMVEMIHFQDLFPKGQEEHASQLTPAPEPRKQGDPPHRAPAADPAQPPPESERDHPRTSRQGEREKGGKAHAGPQPRSRGQGSRRSSIEADKAEQDEPETTDIRR, from the exons ATGATAGTAAAATGTGCGATAATTCTCCTGATTTTTGCAGTCTTCGAACAAGCGGTGGGGACGGATATTACTGATCATCACGAAAACCCGCAAGACAAACCAGCTATCCAGCAGAAAGGACGGCTTTCTCTGCAAAACACAG CTGAAATCCAACATTGCCTAGTAAACGCTGGGGATGTAGGATGCGGCGTTTTTGAGTGTTTCGAAAACAACTCCTGCGAGATCAGGGGACTGCAGGAGATCTGCATGACATTCCTGCACAATGCGGGGAAGTTTGATTCGCAG GGTAAATCCTTCATCAAAGACGCTCTGAAGTGTATGGCTCACGGGCTGAGGCACAGGTTCAGCTGCATCAGCCGCAAGTGTCCAGCCATCAAGGACATGGTGtttcagctgcagagagagtGCTACATCAAGCACAACCTCTGCTCCGCGGCCAAGGACAACGTCAACGTCATGGTGGAGATGATCCATTTCCAGGACCTGTTTCCCAAAGG GCAAGAGGAGCACGCCTCCCAACTGACCCCGGCGCCCGAGCCCCGGAAACAAGGGGACCCCCCGCACCGCGCCCCTGCCGCTGACCCGGCTCAGCCGCCCCCCGAAAGCGAACGGGACCACCCCCGGACCTCGAggcaaggagagagagagaaggggggcAAGGCCCACGCCGGACCCCAGCCCCGAAGTCGCGGCCAGGGCTCGCGGCGCTCCAGCATCGAGGCGGACAAGGCTGAGCAAGACGAGCCCGAGACCACAGACATCCGGAGGTGA